The Budorcas taxicolor isolate Tak-1 chromosome 18, Takin1.1, whole genome shotgun sequence genome window below encodes:
- the PNMA8A gene encoding paraneoplastic antigen-like protein 8A encodes MAGASAQARVEMPASAPRGCWDLAEAPGVLAGADTGVPGHSSRASVLERPELAPGQPGGSSLARLGVQRWGCRIPAGRARWEGLSAVFGRFQDTCEHPGPGLGRKALGKREASCRPTLERAAEISEPGRTLQHTWELSPAVSTTMAANLLEDWCRGMEADIHRSLLVTGIPEDCGQAEIEETLNGVLSPLGPYSVLNKIFLREENAKAALVEVGEGVNLRAIPREFPGRGGIWRVVCRDPTQDAEFLKNLNEFLYAEEPTLEDVVRQLELSRASPPQTQNRSPENWAEALGVLLGAVVQIIYHMDAEIHSQEEARAQELAKPRVVASLASAAGGKVKKEPGRAAERGRGSALKMENPDGWNDMADGGDGPKPLVRKAGALIHSRRKKQKKTPKQEPVPWKKSQGSHSPSLASLKHPAADGGKNREMLERVRSNKEPCVKQEGSALKKPPVKCAWKFPSNPPRVAASRGVASESDQDGVLEGPPKKNAMGWASAKSPAHMRKKKKVSLGPVSYVLVDSEDPRKKPEVSKKGPGLGRDALDQKAPGDPQPHESPTSASQGPEAKPQGPPHASSGEHDIRSHLGCVNKWMEGEEQQGKAGAQEPKGAEGQMVGEDPSAVEEAGEPPTEASEAESPDPPS; translated from the exons ATGGCGGGAGCAAGTGCGCAAGCGCGCGTTGAGATGCCTGCCTCGGCTCCGCGCGGTTGCTGGGACCTAGCCGAGGCGCCTGGAGTCCTAGCGGGGGCGGACACTGGCGTCCCGGGCCATTCGTCCAGAGCATCCGTGCTGGAGCGGCCCGAGCTGGCACCTGGCCAGCCCGGAGGCTCCTCCTTGGCTCGTCTGGGCGTTCAGAGGTGGGGCTGCCGTATCCCTGCCGGGCGGGCCCGGTGGGAGGGGCTGAGCGCGGTTTTCGGCAGATTTCAGGACACGTGTGAGCACCCGGGGCCCGGTTTGGGGAGGAAGGCCCTGGGAAAGCGCGAGGCCTCTTGCAGGCCCACCTTGGAGCGGGCAGCTGAGATCTCTGAACCTGGCCGT ACGCTTCAGCACACCTGGGAATTGAGCCCCGCGGTGTCCACGACCATGGCGGCGAACCTTTTGGAGGACTGGTGCCGGGGGATGGAAGCGGACATCCACAGGTCCCTGTTGGTCACGGGCATCCCAGAGGACTGTGGCCAAGCGGAAATCGAGGAGACCTTGAATGGGGTCCTCTCCCCGCTGGGCCCGTACTCCGTACTCAACAAGATTTTTTTGAGGGAAGAAAATGCCAAAGCTGCCCTCGTTGAGGTTGGGGAGGGTGTGAATCTGAGGGCCATACCCCGGGAGTTCCCAGGAAGGGGGGGCATCTGGAGAGTGGTCTGTAGGGACCCCACCCAGGATGCTGAGTTCttaaaaaacctgaatgaattcCTGTACGCGGAGGAGCCCACCTTGGAGGATGTGGTGCGCCAGCTTGAACTCAGCAGGGCCTCACCACCCCAGACCCAGAATCGGTCCCCCGAGAACTGGGCAGAAGCTTTGGGGGTGCTTCTGGGGGCTGTGGTGCAAATCATTTACCATATGGATGCCGAAATACACAGCCAGGAGGAAGCTAGGGCGCAAGAGCTTGCCAAGCCCCGAGTGGTAGCATCCTTGGCTTCAGCAGCAGGGGGGAAGGTCAAGAAGGAGCCAGGGAGGGCCGCagagaggggcaggggctctgccTTGAAGATGGAGAACCCGGATGGCTGGAATGACATGGCAGATGGGGGTGACGGTCCTAAACCTTTGGTTCGAAAGGCTGGAGCTCTGATTCACTCCaggaggaagaagcagaaaaaaactcCCAAGCAGGAACCAGTGCCCTGGAAGAAATCCCAAGGCAGCCATTCCCCCAGCTTGGCCTCCCTGAAGCATCCTGCAGCTGATGGTGGTAAAAATAGGGAGATGTTAGAACGTGTCAGGAGCAACAAAGAGCCATGTGTGAAGCAGGAGGGGTCGGCTTTGAAGAAGCCCCCAGTAAAATGTGCCTGGAAGTTTCCCAGCAACCCACCTCGTGTAGCTGCAAGCCGGGGAGTTGCCTCTGAGTCAGACCAAGATGGTGTTCTGGAGGGCCCCCCAAAGAAGAACGCCATGGGCTGGGCCTCGGCAAAGAGCCCTGCCCacatgaggaagaaaaagaaggtgaGCTTGGGCCCTGTCTCTTATGTCCTTGTCGATTCAGAAGACCCCAGGAAGAAGCCAGAGGTTTCAAAGAAAGGGCCAGGCCTTGGCCGGGATGCACTGGACCAGAAGGCCCCCGGGGACCCTCAGCCCCATGAGTCACCAACCTCAGCCTCACAGGGTCCAGAGGCCAAGCCACAAGGCCCTCCTCATGCCTCCAGTGGTGAGCATGACATCAGAAGTCATTTGGGGTGTGTCAACAAGTGGATGGAGGGGGAGGAGCAGCAGGGGAAGGCGGGGGCACAGGAACCCAAGGGGGCAGAGGGGCAGATGGTGGGTGAGGACCCCAGTGCAGTGGAGGAAGCAGGTGAGCCACCAACTGAGGCCTCAGAGGCCGAGAGCCCTGACCCCCCGTCCTAG